The following coding sequences lie in one Musa acuminata AAA Group cultivar baxijiao chromosome BXJ3-1, Cavendish_Baxijiao_AAA, whole genome shotgun sequence genomic window:
- the LOC135584143 gene encoding calcium-dependent lipid-binding protein-like, which produces MSAPQDSLGLVLPQVCFGGRFVCPWRIGYAGRGRCRPRWSNWRTKRLYVGVVSDRTRRWRCGASIPSAGNNNPSLSSAKRTAEAQKILVSGRLAEELPNEDSESQTMRLSSSFTNYQEDPLVDKLRTQLGVIHPIPSPPINRNIVGFFVFFFFVGVAFDKVWTTRKRNKSERNVKNDTWPQVPSSFSIFFEKDLQRKESVEWVNMVLGKLWKVYRSGIENWIIGLLQPVIDNLKKPSYVQRVEIKQFSLGDEPLSVRNVERRTSRCVNDLQYQIGLRYTGGARMLLSLSLKFGIVPIVVPVGIRDFDIDGELWVKLRLIPTEPWIGAVSWAFVSLPKIKFELAPFRLFNLMAIPVLSLFLTKLLTEDLPRLFVRPKKIVLDFQKGKALGPVPDYFKTEDIQEGNKDFVGELSVTLVDARKLTYVIFGKTDPYVVLSLGDQAIRSKKNSQTTVIGPPGEPIWNQDFHLLVANPRKQKLYIQVKDSFGFADITIGTGEVELGLLQDTVPTDKIVALQGGWSLFGKQLSGELLLRLTYKAYVEDEEDGTEKELVDSDASDDESTEYEQADESYEQSFRDYPIGGERESFMDVLAALLVSEEFLGIVSSETGSSKVSEQSAYPESSVSKTFGRDAEISVFDADSASGGSRDSPLVWLAIITSIAVLIAINVGSSGFFNP; this is translated from the exons ATGTCGGCGCCGCAGGATTCTCTCGGGTTGGTTCTTCCGCAGGTTTGTTTCGGAGGTCGGTTCGTCTGCCCTTGGAGGATAGGGTATGCTGGCCGAGGCCGATGTCGGCCTAGGTGGAGTAATTGGCGGACCAAAAGATTGTATGTTGGGGTCGTTTCGGATCGAACAAGGAGGTGGAGATGCGGCGCGTCCATACCCTCGGCCGGAAACAACAACCCTAGCTTGAGCTCCGCTAAGAGAACCGCCGAAGCTCAGAAAATATTGGTTTCAGGGCGTCTGGCAGAGGAGCTGCCAAATGAGGATTCGGAATCCCAGACGATGCGGTTGTCGTCCAGCTTCACAAACTACCAAGAAGACCCTTTGGTGGACAAGTTAAGGACGCAACTGGGGGTGATTCACCCCATCCCTTCTCCGCCGATCAATAGGAACATCGTTGGCTTCTTCGTGTTCTTTTTCTTTGTCGGAGTTGCTTTCGACAAGGTTTGGACCACGAGGAAGAGGAACAAGTCAGAACGGAATGTTAAGAATGACACATGGCCTCAGGTGCCGAGTAGCTTCTCTATATTCTTTGAGAAGGATCTTCAGAGGAAAGAGTCGGTGGAATGGGTGAACATGGTTTTGGGTAAGTTATGGAAAGTGTATAGGTCTGGGATTGAGAACTGGATTATTGGATTGCTACAGCCAGTAATAGATAACCTTAAGAAACCTAGTTATGTGCAAAGAGTTGAAATTAAGCAGTTCTCACTAGGTGATGAACCACTATCAGTCAGGAACGTCGAGAGGAGAACCTCCCGCTGTGTTAACGACTTGCA GTATCAGATTGGACTTCGTTATACAGGTGGCGCAAGGATGTTGTTATCGTTGTCTTTGAAGTTTGGGATTGTCCCAATTGTTGTACCTGTTGGCATTCGTGATTTTGATATTGATGGAGAGCTTTGGGTTAAGTTACGGTTAATACCAACTGAACCTTGGATAGGAGCCGTATCATGGGCTTTTGTTTCCCTACCAAAGATTAAGTTTGAGCTCGCCCCATTTCGTTTATTTAATCTTATgg CAATTCCTGTTCTTTCGTT GTTCCTTACAAAACTTCTAACTGAAGATCTGCCTCGTCTCTTTGTGCGTCCAAAAAAGATTGTTCTTGATTTCCAGAAGGGGAAAGCACTTGGTCCTGTTCCAGATTATTTTAAAACTGAAGACATTCAGGAAGGAAATAAAGATTTTGTTGGGGAGTTATCAGTGACCTTAGTCGATGCCCGTAAACTTACTTATGTTATATTTG GAAAGACAGATCCATATGTTGTTTTAAGCCTTGGTGATCAAGCAATTCGAAGTAAGAAAAATAGCCAGACAACAGTTATTGGTCCTCCTGGAGAGCCAATCTGGAATCAG GATTTTCATCTTCTTGTTGCAAATCCTAGAAAGCAGAAATTGTATATCCAAGTAAAGGACTCTTTTGGTTTCGCAGATATTACCATTGGCACAGGAGAG GTTGAGCTCGGTTTGCTTCAAGATACAGTACCGACGGACAAAATTGTAGCTTTGCAAGGTGGGTGGAGTTTGTTTGGGAAGCAATTGTCTGGAGAATTGTTGCTCCGCCTCACGTATAAAGCTTATGTTGAAGATGAAGAAGATGGGACAGAAAAGGAGCTTGTAGATAGTGATGCATCTGATGATGAAAGCACAGAATATGAACAGGCAGATGAATCGTATGAACAGAGTTTTCGTGATTACCCCATTGGAGGAGAAAGGGAGTCCTTTATGGACGTCCTAGCAGCTTTGCTTGTCAGTGAGGAATTTCTGGGTATAGTGTCATCTGAGACAGGAAGTTCCAAAGTTTCTGAGCAATCTGCTTATCCAGAATCTTCAGTATCAAAAACATTTGGTCGTGATGCAGAAATATCCGTTTTTGATGCTGATAGTGCTTCAGGTGGTTCCAGAG attcgcCTCTAGTTTGGCTTGCTATCATAACGAGTATAGCTGTGCTGATTGCCATTAACGTGGGCAGTTCAGGCTTCTTCAACCCTTGA
- the LOC103982872 gene encoding probable cytosolic oligopeptidase A: MARAFPNRNAEGSSRLLLLIAANMLIASCVSVTRSLPTRLSYAPRHLCLLAAASPKPVQNKSFPCPLWSASFSFCLDRRPKSTTSSAAPPPSSMAFAADSLDSNPLLHDFAFPPFDVVEPKHVRPGIRELLRKLESDLEKLERTVEPTWPRLVVPLEKILDRLQVVWGIVNHLKSVKDSPELRSAIEEVQPEKVKFQLRLGQSKPIYDAFKAIQNSSSWSTLSDARKRIVEAQIKEAVLSGVALEDEQRKKFNEIEQELEKLSQKFSENVLDATKKFEKLITDKKEIEGLPATALGLAAQTAALKGHENASAENGPWMITLDAPSYIPVMQHAKNRSLREEVYRAYVMRASSGDLDNTPIIGQILKLRLEKAKILGYKNYAEVSMAMKMATVDRAAELLEKLRSASWDPAVQDMEDLKTFAGNAGAAEANQLTHWDITFWSERLRESKYDINEEELRPYFSLPKVMDGLFGLAKKLFDINIETADGLAPVWNNDVKFYSVKDSSNNPIAYFYFDPYSRPSEKRGGAWMDEVFARSYVLARDGAPVRLPIAHMVCNQTPPVGDKPSLMTFREVETVFHEFGHALQHMLTKQDEGLVAGIRGIEWDAVELPSQFMENWCYHRNTLMSIAKHYETGEPLPEEVYQRLVAAKTFRAGSLSLRQIRFSSVDLELHTKYIPNGPESIFDIDQRVGRMTQVIPVLPEDRFLCSFSHIFAGGYAAGYYSYKWAEVLSADAFSAFEDAGLDSDKTIRETGHKFRETILALGGGRSPLEVFVEFRGREPSPEPLLRHNGLLPVPASA; the protein is encoded by the exons ATGGCTCGGGCATTCCCAAACCGGAACGCCGAGGGATCGAGTCGGCTCCTCCTCCTCATAGCCGCCAACATGCTCATCGCGTCGTGCGTCTCCGTCACTCGCTCCCTCCCCACCCGGCTCTCTTACGCCCCTCGCCATCTCTGCCTCCTCGCCGCCGCCTCCCCCAAACCCGTCCAGAACAAATCCTTTCCTTGCCCTCTTTGGTCCGCCTCCTTCTCCTTCTGCCTCGACCGCCGCCCGAAATCCACCACCTCCTCTGCCGCCCCCCCGCCCTCTTCCATGGCCTTCGCTGCCGACAGCCTTGATTCGAACCCCCTCCTCCACGACTTCGCCTTCCCCCCCTTCGATGTGGTCGAGCCGAAACACGTCCGCCCCGGGATCCGCGAGCTCTTGAGGAAACTC GAGAGCGATCTGGAGAAGCTGGAGAGGACGGTGGAGCCGACATGGCCGAGGCTGGTGGTGCCGCTGGAGAAGATCTTGGATCGACTTCAGGTGGTCTGGGGAATCGTGAACCATCTGAAGTCCGTCAAGGATTCGCCGGAGCTCCGATCTGCTATCGAGGAAGTCCAG CCAGAGAAAGTGAAGTTTCAGCTGAGACTGGGACAAAGTAAGCCTATATATGATGCATTTAAGGCGATTCAAAATTCTTCATCATGGTCAACCCTAAGCGATGCCCGTAAACGTATAGTGGAAG CTCAGATCAAGGAAGCTGTTCTTAGTGGTGTTGCCCTTGaagatgaacagagaaagaagtTTAATGAAATTGAACAA GAGCTTGAAAAACTATCTCAAAAGTTTAGTGAAAATGTTTTGGATGCTACAAAAAAATTCGAGAAATTAATTACTGATAAGAAGGAAATCGAAGGATTGCCAGCTACTGCACTTGGTCTGGCAGCACAGACCGCTGCGCTAAAG GGTCATGAAAATGCTTCTGCTGAAAATGGGCCATGGATGATTACTTTAGATGCTCCAAGTTATATTCCTGTCATGCAACATGCAAAGAACCGCTCTTTGCGGGAAGAAGTTTATCGTGCTTACGTCATGCGGGCATCTAGCGGAGATCTTGATAACACTCCTATTATTGGTCAAATTCTCAAATTGAGGCTGGAAAAGGCTAAAATTCTTGGATACAAGAACTATGCTGAG GTCAGCATGGCAATGAAAATGGCCACGGTTGATCGTGCAGCAGAGCTTCTCGAGAAATTGCGTAGTGCTTCTTGGGATCCTGCTGTTCAAG ATATGGAAGACCTTAAGACTTTTGCTGGAAATGCTGGTGCTGCCGAAGCTAATCAATTGACCCATTGGGATATTACGTTCTGGAGTGAAAGGTTACGGGAGTCAAAGTATGACATAAATGAG GAGGAACTGCGGCCATATTTCTCACTGCCAAAGGTTATGGATGGTCTTTTTGGCCTTGCTAAGAAGCTTTTTGATATTAATATTGAAACAGCAGATGGGCTAGCACCG GTTTGGAATAATGATGTTAAATTTTACTCTGTCAAAGATTCTTCAAACAATCCAATTGCCTACTTCTACTTTGATCCTTATTCACGGCCTTCTGAAAAGCGTGGTGGAGCTTGGATGGATGAGGTGTTTGCTCGTAGTTATGTACTTGCACGTGATGGTGCTCCTGTTAGGTTGCCTATTGCACATATGGTGTGCAATCAAACACCACCTGTTGGTGACAAACCTAGTCTAATGACATTCCGTGAG GTTGAGACTGTGTTCCATGAATTTGGTCATGCACTTCAGCATATGCTTACTAAACAAGATGAAGGGCTAGTTGCGGGTATTCGGGGCATAGAATGGGATGCAGTTGAGCTTCCATCACAGTTCATGGAAAACTGGTGCTATCATAG GAATACTCTTATGAGCATTGCAAAGCATTATGAAACTGGTGAACCTCTTCCAGAAGAAGTGTATCAGAGGCTTGTTGCTGCTAAAACATTTCGTGCTGGCTCTCTGAGTCTTCGCCAG ATAAGATTTTCCAGTGTAGATCTGGAACTACATACCAAATATATTCCCAATGGACCTGAATCTATCTTTGATATCGATCAAAGAGTTGGAAGAATGACACAAGTTATCCCTGTCCTTCCAGAGGATAGGTTTCTTTGCAGTTTTAGTCATATATTTGCAG GTGGATATGCAGCTGGATACTACAGTTACAAG TGGGCTGAGGTGTTGTCAGCAGATGCTTTTTCAGCTTTTGAGGATGCTGGATTAGACAGTGATAAG ACCATCAGGGAAACTGGTCACAAGTTTCGGGAAACCATTCTTGCACTTGGAGGTGGAAGATCTCCACTTGAG GTCTTTGTTGAGTTCCGAGGCCGTGAACCTTCACCAGAACCGCTGCTTAGACACAATGGCCTGCTACCAGTACCTGCCTCTGCTTGA